From the Saccharomycodes ludwigii strain NBRC 1722 chromosome I, whole genome shotgun sequence genome, one window contains:
- the SRP72 gene encoding signal recognition particle subunit SRP72 (similar to Saccharomyces cerevisiae YPL210C | SRP72 | Signal Recognition Particle), whose protein sequence is MATLDKLLSKLDIEESDELYSQIEEAAFKTLPKNIKIYLVALIKKDMYVKAYECLQKYKDYILSNVENSHFYLEQLYIYYKLNKRKEFEDVLSFIDGEGSKRVSDFEKKGILHLRAQFYYKCGESDKAFQIYTQLIALSLSQTSTSASLDDPLELAVNQACTSNNATFTTITNMELPYSYDLFLNKAILATKTGHFDLAENFLYKAKDLAQEKDELSMVELQLAYIKKDDNKAKKQILNKLLSKHENGLIHVLAKNNLKSLESPFSTVLSNLPLVLRDMEMSSINELRSKFKFSPQENNIIWNNVLLLKLFSNSSIGCSNMSNSSSLQYALTKYKAIVNDIVMEPYKTQAKKFYHYLIKNIGNFKAENYSNNLALLLLAVQLQIKAKNLDNAIRLCELFFNKYAQEFKIYSFVLSLVLLQLYKQENRKESLTRLLTSLLEIFETDCNISGAEDFWEFIHYKLVELGDIKNANRIKLPHFDDTSDASSNKVKLNLDTIDISHLISRGITPFMKGKTKTNSNKIVKPRLKKKRKQKKISYMLKKSKRLPKNYDPNVKPDPERWLPLRDRSSYKPSKKEKKLGIKRTQGGINEKKLEKQLDITKKKKVNVKKGVSGKKKKGNRR, encoded by the coding sequence ATGGCTACATTGGATAAACTCTTGTCTAAATTAGACATCGAAGAGAGTGATGAACTTTACTCTCAAATTGAAGAAGCCGCTTTCAAAACattaccaaaaaatataaaaatttatttagttGCATTAATCAAAAAGGATATGTATGTTAAAGCTTATGAGtgtttacaaaaatataaagattACATTTTGAGTAACGTTGAAAAttcccatttttatttggaacaattatatatttattataaattaaacaaaagaaaagaatttgAAGACGTTTTATCCTTTATAGATGGAGAAGGTTCCAAGAGGGTAagtgattttgaaaaaaagggtATTTTGCACTTGAGAGCGCAATTTTACTATAAATGTGGTGAATCTGATAAAGCTTTTCAAATTTACACCCAGTTAATTGCCCTATCTTTATCCCAGACTTCTACTAGCGCTAGTTTAGACGATCCCTTGGAATTAGCCGTTAACCAAGCATGTACTTCTAATAATGCCACTTTTACAACTATTACAAACATGGAATTACCTTATTCctatgatttatttttgaataaagcTATTCTTGCTACTAAAACTGGTCACTTTGATTTAGccgaaaattttttatacaaaGCCAAAGATTTAGCTCAAGAAAAGGACGAATTATCCATGGTGGAGTTGCAATTGGCTTACATTAAAAAGGATGATAATAAAgctaaaaaacaaattttaaataaacttttaagTAAACATGAAAACGGTCTAATTCACGTTTTAGCTAAAAATAACTTGAAAAGTTTGGAATCACCATTTTCTACGGTTTTAAGTAATCTACCATTGGTTTTACGTGACATGGAAATGTCTTCAATAAATGAATTACGTAgcaaatttaaattttcgccgcaagaaaataatatcatatggaataatgttttattactaaaattgttttcaaattcttcCATTGGATGTTCAAATATGTCGAATAGTTCTTCTTTACAATATGCTTTAACTAAATATAAGGCTATAGTAAATGATATTGTCATGGAACCTTATAAAACTCAAgccaaaaaattttaccATTATCTAATTAAGAATATTGGCAACTTTAAAGCTGAAAATTATTCCAATAATTTGGCTTTATTGCTATTGGCTGTTCAATTGCAGATAAAAGCTAAAAATTTAGACAATGCTATAAGGTTATGTGAATTATTCTTTAACAAGTATGCACAAGAGTTTAAGatttattcttttgttCTATCCTTAGTATTATTACAGTTGTACAAGCAGGAAAACAGAAAAGAGTCACTTACCAGATTGTTAACAAGTTTACTTGAAATATTTGAGACGGATTGCAACATATCAGGTGCTGAAGATTTCTGGGAATTTATCCACTACAAATTAGTAGAACTTGgtgatataaaaaatgcTAATAGAATTAAATTGCCACATTTTGATGACACTAGTGATGCTTCAAGTAACAAGGTTAAGTTGAATTTAGATACAATTGATATTTCTCATTTAATTAGTCGTGGTATCACTCCATTCATGAAggggaaaacaaaaactaaCAGTAATAAAATCGTTAAACCGCGgttaaagaagaaaaggaaacaaAAGAAGATTAGTTATATGcttaaaaaatctaaaagaTTACCAAAGAATTACGATCCAAATGTTAAGCCTGATCCCGAGAGATGGTTGCCGTTAAGAGATAGATCCAGTTATAAACCAAGtaaaaaggagaaaaagTTAGGTATCAAGAGGACTCAAGGTGGTATCAACgaaaagaaattagaaaaacaattggacattacaaagaaaaagaaagtaaaCGTTAAAAAGGGTGTTAGCggtaagaaaaaaaaaggtaatcGCAGGtga
- the ALG2 gene encoding GDP-Man:Man(1)GlcNAc(2)-PP-dolichol alpha-1,3-mannosyltransferase (similar to Saccharomyces cerevisiae YGL065C | ALG2 | Asparagine-Linked Glycosylation), whose protein sequence is MPPQKGFKIAFIHPDLGIGGAERLVVDAAIGLQNKGHDVTIYTSHCDRTHCFEEISDGTLKVIVLGDHLPNQIYGRFSIFCATLRQLYLTLSLITSKSVNKYDLFIVDQLSTCIPFLEIFSKTLFYCHFPDQLLARRESFLKKIYRLPFDLIEQFTTGSADCIVVNSNFTKSIFYKTFRFLKKDSIDVDVIYPCVSLVKDSYDKKDLDFYNEYLKKGISVEGGAFLLSINRYERKKDIELAIKAYAAVKNSDNLKLYICGGYDNRVDENVAYLKELQEIATNLKLSYVTVHYDDMDKTTLSELTMKPYKIIFLTSISTSLKNILLENAKLLLYTPSNEHFGIVPLEAMKYGTPVLACNNGGPLESIEPGTTGWLKDPNDTLAWTEAIDECLSMGDGEYKAKFQKNGPIRVKKLFSRDSMTESFERNIEKFIYEPKRDMTTFGFYLFALINFIVFIVVQAICEGVNKYFIYGFMSVFNLFFLRHIVWSAYWILFGGLVYFRGHIED, encoded by the coding sequence ATGCCACCTCAAAAGGGATTTAAGATAGCATTTATTCATCCAGATTTAGGTATTGGAGGTGCTGAAAGGTTAGTTGTTGATGCAGCAATTGGGCTACAAAATAAAGGACACGATGTAACTATCTACACAAGTCACTGTGATAGGACACACTGTTTTGAAGAAATTTCTGACGGTACATTAAAAGTCATTGTTCTAGGTGATCATTTACCAAACCAAATTTATGGTCGTTTTAGTATATTTTGTGCAACTCTAAGACAATTATACTTAACGTTATCTTTAATCACCAGCAAATCTGTGAAtaaatatgatttatttattgttgatCAATTAAGTACGTGTATAccatttttggaaatattttcaaagactttattttattgtcaTTTTCCTGATCAATTATTGGCAAGAAGGgaaagttttttaaaaaaaatatataggTTGCCTTTCGATTTAATTGAACAGTTTACTACAGGAAGTGCCGACTGTATAGTGGTTAACTCCAATTTCACCAAGtccattttttataaaaccTTTAGATTCTTAAAGAAAGATTCTATTGATGTTGACGTGATTTACCCTTGTGTTTCGTTGGTTAAAGATTCCTATGACAAGAAAGACCTAGATTTTTATAATgaatatttaaagaaagGTATTAGCGTTGAAGGAGGTGCTTTTTTGTTGAGTATTAATAGATATGAACGCAAAAAAGACATCGAGTTGGCTATTAAAGCCTATGCTGCAGTTAAAAATTCCGacaatttaaaactttacATCTGCGGTGGGTATGACAATAGAGTTGATGAAAACGTTgcatatttaaaagaattacaAGAAATAGCGActaatttgaaattaagCTACGTCACAGTCCATTATGATGATATGGATAAAACCACTCTTTCAGAATTAACTATGAAACcttataaaattatctttttaaCCTCCATTTCGACctctttgaaaaatattttattagagAATgccaaattattattgtatacTCCATCCAATGAACATTTCGGTATTGTCCCATTGGAGGCTATGAAATATGGAACTCCAGTTTTAGCATGCAATAACGGAGGTCCATTAGAATCCATTGAACCTGGAACAACTGGATGGTTGAAAGATCCAAATGACACTCTAGCATGGACGGAAGCTATAGATGAATGTTTATCAATGGGTGATGGTGAGTACAAAGCAAAGTTCCAGAAAAATGGGCCAATTCGggtgaaaaaattatttagtaGGGATTCCATGACTGAATCTTTCGAAAGAAACATTGAAAAGTTTATATATGAACCTAAAAGAGATATGACCACGTTTGGTTTTTATCTATTTgcattaataaatttcattgtttttattgtcGTTCAAGCTATTTGTGAAGgtgttaataaatattttatttatggGTTCATGTctgttttcaatttatttttcttgagGCATATTGTTTGGTCTGCTTATTGGATATTGTTTGGTGGCttagtttattttagaGGTCATATAGAGGATTAA
- the TYW1 gene encoding putative tRNA 4-demethylwyosine synthase (similar to Saccharomyces cerevisiae YPL207W | TYW1 | Trna-YW synthesizing protein) has translation MLKLILEYLLYILSISLYLIHGGRVTIALAVIVGFNVYEYEKYQSKKNSNPPLVSKEEKPITKKKTCCGGKGGASCCSKNNKSNGKKCACSGGGGNYGKSKTVGSQGDEKKTTSSNVANNSNSVEEIDFTNAFKKVSSKKNTTKKSPASLKNVKVSAKKNIPKSGLTVSNNLLDSQIYILYSTLQGAGERAANTVKERLGFLYPNDLKKEPIIVHLDEVNDLEDYFVNVPKNSIYIMVVPSYDTDSPLDYSLETLDEISNDFRIDKYPLQKLVGFSVLGLGDSESWPEKFCYQAKQLDQLLSTIGGRRIFPMGQICMKRDKWGAVEEWADLLGETLKDNEPILYEYDEDEQETSEPVVDLEDIGKSEELDTTTKKMVSENSPTYKNLTKQGYTVIGSHSGVKICRWTKNDLRGRGSCYKHSLFNIVSSRCMELTPSLACSSKCVFCWRHGTNPVSKNWRWEIDEPEYILEEGLKGHYSKIKQMRGVPGVRADRFQKAFQVRHCALSLVGEPIMYPHINKFVELLHEKDISSFLVCNAQHPSQLKAMRKVTQLYLSVDAPTKSELKKVDRPLYKDFWERMMECLDIIRTTQSHQRTVLRLTLVKGFNMADVSSYADIVEKGLPCFIEVKGATFCGSSDGNGNPLTMQNIPYYEECVKFVESLTEELNRRGLEYGVAAEHAHSNCILIASRKFYIDGEWYTHIDFDKFFELLRSDVPFTNVDYIAKTPEWALFGSGGFAPDNVRFYRKKKDRNDDTKEQKQENVA, from the coding sequence atgcTCAAACTGATTCTGGAATATttactttatattttatccaTAAGTTTATATCTTATTCATGGCGGGAGAGTCACTATTGCATTGGCTGTTATCGTCGGATTCAATgtttatgaatatgaaaaatatcaatcaaagaaaaattcaaatcCACCTCTAGTGtctaaagaagaaaaaccCATcaccaaaaagaaaacatgCTGCGGTGGTAAGGGTGGTGCCTCGTGTTGTTcgaaaaacaacaaatctAATGGTAAAAAGTGTGCTTGTAGTGGTGGCGGTGGGAATTATGGTAAATCTAAAACTGTTGGCTCACAAGgagatgaaaaaaagaccACATCATCCAATGTtgctaataatagcaacagTGTTGAAGAAATTGACTTTACCAAtgcatttaaaaaagtatcttcaaaaaaaaatactactaAAAAATCACCTGCTTCTTTAAAAAACGTGAAAGTATCcgctaaaaaaaacataccAAAATCTGGTTTAACCGtttccaataatttattagaTTCCCAGATTTACATATTATATAGCACTTTACAAGGTGCTGGTGAAAGAGCAGCAAATACAGTCAAAGAAAGATTAGGATTTTTATATCCAAAcgatttgaaaaaagagcCTATTATTGTCCATTTGGATGAAGTTAATGATTTGGAAGACTATTTTGTAAATGTTCCGAAAAACTCCATTTACATCATGGTTGTTCCTTCTTATGATACAGATTCTCCATTGGATTATTCTTTAGAAACTTTGGATGAAATCTCTAATGATTTCAGAATTGATAAATATCCTTTGCAAAAATTAGTTGGGTTCTCGGTGCTAGGTCTTGGTGACTCCGAATCTTGGCCTGAAAAATTTTGCTATCAGGCTAAACAATTGGATCAATTACTATCTACCATTGGTGGACGTAGAATTTTTCCGATGGGCCAAATTTGTATGAAACGGGATAAATGGGGCGCAGTTGAAGAATGGGCTGACTTGTTGGGTGAAACATTAAAAGATAACGAACCCATACTCTACGAatatgatgaagatgaacaAGAAACAAGTGAGCCAGTAGTGGATTTGGAAGATATCGGCAAATCGGAAGAGCTTGATACTACGACCAAAAAGATGGTATCTGAAAACAGTCCtacatataaaaatttgacAAAACAGGGCTACACAGTCATTGGTTCCCATTCGGGTGTAAAAATTTGTAGATGGACCAAGAATGATCTAAGAGGTAGAGGTTCGTGTTACAAACACTCCTTGTTCAATATTGTATCAAGTAGATGTATGGAACTAACTCCTTCCTTAGCGTGTTCCTCAAAATGTGTTTTTTGTTGGAGACACGGAACTAATCCAGTCTCCAAAAATTGGAGGTGGGAAATTGACGAGCCAGAGTATATTTTGGAAGAAGGTTTAAAAGGCCATTATTCTAAAATCAAACAAATGAGAGGTGTTCCAGGAGTAAGAGCCGATAGGTTTCAAAAAGCTTTTCAAGTGCGTCACTGTGCCTTATCTTTAGTTGGTGAGCCTATTATGTATCCACACATTAACAAATTTGTTGAACTATTACACgaaaaagatatttcaAGTTTCCTTGTTTGTAATGCTCAACATCCATCTCAACTAAAAGCCATGAGAAAAGTTACACAATTATATCTATCTGTTGATGCACCAACCAAATCTGAATTGAAGAAGGTAGACAGACCGTTGTACAAGGATTTTTGGGAAAGAATGATGGAATGTTTGGATATCATAAGGACCACGCAATCTCACCAAAGAACTGTTTTAAGACTAACTTTGGTTAAAGGCTTTAATATGGCAGATGTTAGTTCATATGCTGATATTGTGGAGAAAGGTTTGCCATGTTTTATTGAAGTTAAGGGTGCCACTTTTTGTGGTTCATCTGATGGCAACGGTAATCCGTTAACTATGCAAAATATTCCATATTATGAAGAATGTGTTAAATTTGTTGAATCATTGACTGAAGAACTAAATAGGCGTGGGTTGGAATATGGTGTGGCTGCTGAACATGCACATTCCAATTGTATTCTGATTGCGAGCCGGAAGTTTTATATCGATGGGGAATGGTATACTCATAttgattttgataaattttttgaattgttAAGATCAGATGTGCCTTTTACAAATGTGGATTATATAGCCAAGACACCGGAATGGGCTTTGTTTGGTAGTGGTGGGTTCGCACCGGATAACGTGAGATTctatagaaaaaagaaagacaGAAATGATGATACTAAAGAGCAAAAACAAGAGAATGTTgcataa
- the MRH4 gene encoding ATP-dependent RNA helicase (similar to Saccharomyces cerevisiae YGL064C | MRH4 | Mitochondrial RNA Helicase), whose protein sequence is MLHQRTPRIIQFARYIQTRGKKTVLPSAKELKQSISAKKINKKKNIENKEPSSFHYGKYGRLCDSSNKPKVLDKITSFRELKILPEIRNSIIEMIQKDSIVDLPHSEINPSPIQVEAIFQIMKKIDNLNQLNVFTIAAETGSGKTMAYLIPLLNYLRANMLENEKNKSAIRSVILLPTHELVNQVYQTLTTLSSDLGLNVSKWDATVSYNQLIENIKTRIDILVTIPSKINDTLYSIQKINRPEHLLNKVEFAVIDEADTLMDKSFKETTIKTLKKFPNLRNLIFCSATIPTEFQKTLSSMFIGNNTIITTPKLHKLPSKLKFHVVDATLNPFKGNKIKVLQQILYAISKDGSEPNVTEKRCIVFVNDKDSVKYLVDTLSSLDYKIVGLTGQDTVEERFKKIQPFLSPSVIVTGGILESSVDRLKVKSREHGFKPESEEALKVGGNELVKIPNSNIEIPKQLNAKKRPVITDKISILVCTDLMARGMNFKGVRNVILYDVPNSAIDLVHRCGRTARMRQGGRVFMITDKSTKSWAKAIPKIIKKNMSIS, encoded by the coding sequence ATGCTACATCAGCGAACCCCACGTATAATTCAATTTGCAAGGTATATTCAAACAAGAGGCAAGAAAACTGTTTTGCCATCAGCtaaagaattaaaacaatCTATAAgtgcaaaaaaaatcaacaaaaagaaaaatatagagAATAAAGAGCCCTCTTCTTTTCATTATGGCAAGTATGGTAGACTATGTGATTCCTCTAATAAACCAAAGGTTTTAGATAAAATTACATCCTTTAGGGAACTAAAAATTCTACCCGAAATTAGAAATTCTATTATCGAAATGATTCAAAAAGATTCTATAGTAGATCTACCACATAGTGAAATAAACCCTTCGCCAATACAAGTAGAAGCAATCTTTCAGATTATGAAGAAAATCGATAATTTAAACCAATTAAACGTTTTCACTATTGCTGCTGAAACCGGCTCTGGTAAAACTATGGCCTATTTAATCCCATTGTTGAACTACTTGAGGGCAAACATGTTAGAAAAcgagaaaaataaatcagcCATTAGAAGTGTGATTTTATTACCTACTCATGAATTGGTCAACCAAGTTTACCAGACATTAACTACTCTATCCTCAGATTTAGGTTTAAATGTTTCCAAATGGGATGCCACAGTATCTTACAATCAATTGATCGAGAATATTAAAACACGTATTGATATTTTGGTCACAATCCCGtctaaaattaatgataCTTTATACagtattcaaaaaattaatagaccagaacatttattaaacaagGTAGAATTTGCAGTTATTGATGAGGCTGATACTTTGATGGATAAATCCTTTAAAGAAACCACAATTAaaacattgaaaaaattccCCAATTTACGCAACTTGATATTTTGCAGTGCCACCATCCCAACAGAGTTTCAAAAAACATTAAGTTCTATGTTTATCGGAAACAATACAATCATTACAACGCCCAAACTACATAAATTGCCCTCAAAACTAAAGTTTCATGTTGTTGATGCTACATTGAATCCATTCAAGGGgaacaaaattaaagtaCTTCAGCAGATTTTATATGCTATTTCCAAAGATGGTTCAGAACCTAATGTCACTGAAAAAAGatgtattgtttttgttaatgATAAAGATTCTGTGAAGTACCTTGTGGACACACTATCCAGCTTAGATTACAAAATTGTCGGGTTAACTGGCCAAGACACCGTTGAAGAGaggtttaaaaaaatacaaccTTTCTTATCGCCCTctgttattgttactgGAGGTATATTAGAATCATCTGTGGATCGCTTAAAGGTAAAATCGCGTGAACATGGGTTTAAGCCAGAATCTGAAGAAGCTCTTAAAGTTGGCGGAAATGAACTTGTCAAAATACCTAATTCCAATATAGAAATACCAAAACAACTTAATGCCAAAAAAAGACCTGTTATAACAGACAAAATAAGTATATTAGTCTGTACGGATTTAATGGCGAGAGGTATGAATTTTAAAGGAGTACGTAATGTCATTCTTTATGATGTCCCCAACAGTGCAATTGATTTAGTTCATAGATGTGGGAGAACAGCAAGAATGAGGCAAGGCGGTAGGGTGTTTATGATTACCGACAAGTCTACTAAATCTTGGGCAAAGGCAATTcctaaaattataaaaaaaaatatgagtATATCATAG
- the IPL1 gene encoding aurora kinase (similar to Saccharomyces cerevisiae YPL209C | IPL1 | Increase in PLoidy) translates to MVEQGKKLVDKRRVSSLQQKNQLLNMKLGTPYFNNNATSLSFSKKNPRTTKLFSPSTPITTKNANGLLLSNINNNSNNVHKNKNIIISPSKIPSPKKLTNKYYSPPKKLLSTKTTSNGGTRGTTQQHLRYQQPHTSIQLNTYLRSPTDIKKVMNSPNNITKSSTLNNVPSNKVLSIQDFEIGKKLGKGKFGKVYCAKHIKSGFIVALKVMDKRELLNYNVTKQFRREVEIQSQLKHENITQLYGYFYDQKRVYLILEYCSGGELYKLLKRSGTLNDIMASYFINQMILALTYMHDKKIMHRDIKPENILINIDNKLKLTDFGWSVLYKDDTKRRTLCGTVDYLSPELIKSREYDEKADIWALGILTFELLCGVPPFEEETKEMTYKRIVKCDLRFPPNISSDAMDFISKILIYDPNERMSLRTASKHPWITKNTPFW, encoded by the coding sequence ATGGTAGAACAAGGTAAAAAATTGGTAGACAAAAGAAGGGTATCTTCtcttcaacaaaaaaatcaattacTAAATATGAAATTGGGAACAccatattttaataataatgccacatcattatcattttccaaaaaaaacccAAGGActacaaaattattttctcCTTCAACACCAATTACCACAAAAAATGCAAATGGTCTGTTACTTtccaatattaataataatagtaataacgTTCAtaagaacaaaaatattatcatatcACCTAGTAAAATACCCTCACCTAAAAAACTGACAAATAAGTACTATTCACCACCAAAAAAGCTACTTTCGACGAAAACCACAAGTAATGGAGGTACTAGGGGTACTACACAACAACATCTGAGATATCAGCAGCCACATACTTCGATCCAATTAAATACTTATTTAAGGTCACCCactgatattaaaaaagttatgaACAGTcccaataatattactaaaaGTTCTACTTTGAACAATGTTCCAAGTAACAAAGTGCTAAGCATTCAAGATTTTgaaataggaaaaaaattaggcAAGGGGAAATTTGGGAAAGTTTATTGTGCCAAACATATTAAATCTGGGTTTATTGTAGCATTAAAAGTTATGGATAAGCgtgaattattaaattataatgTCACAAAACAATTTAGAAGAGAGGTGGAGATTCAATCTCAATTAAAACACGAAAACATTACCCAATTATAcggttatttttatgatcAGAAAAGAgtatatttgattttagaATATTGTAGTGGTGGTGAGCTATACAAGTTATTGAAAAGATCTGGCACATTAAACGACATTATGGCTTCTTATTTCATAAACCAAATGATTTTGGCTTTAACATATATGCATGATAAAAAGATCATGCACAGAGATATTAAGCCGGAAaacattttaattaatatagATAATAAACTTAAATTAACCGACTTTGGTTGGAGCGTTTTGTATAAAGATGATACTAAGCGGAGAACACTTTGCGGGACAGTGGATTATTTATCACcagaattaattaaaagtCGTGAATATGATGAAAAGGCTGATATATGGGCCCTAGGTATACTAActtttgaattattatgTGGCGTACCACCATTTGAAGAGGAAACGAAAGAAATGACATATAAAAGGATTGTCAAGTGCGATTTAAGATTTCCGCCTAATATTAGTTCTGATGCCATGGATTTTATCAGCAAGATATTAATATACGACCCTAATGAAAGGATGTCTTTAAGAACTGCATCAAAGCATCCATGGATTACTAAAAATACACCCTTTtggtaa
- the RKM1 gene encoding protein-lysine N-methyltransferase (similar to Saccharomyces cerevisiae YPL208W | RKM1 | Ribosomal lysine (K) Methyltransferase) has protein sequence MNDQLQNLLAWAQDKHNCHIPSNVKFLYDDIKGITCIYKGDGEEAENKDEDEILCEITIPYEMILTADKAVKYFHSRCLKSFLTEKNSNINDNSLLKFYIAKLKFGTNLIKCSDEGEEQFIPYIDALPLNLNCPLIWNPLELSLLFSTNLRQSWKSNITNVYNEWKNVISWYNRSFNSNENIEYDIETSSMEDIYLKYTFKLNPSSSSFSSSSNSIITWTSFEAFLWAHLIATSRAFPEYVINKNTDNNITGNKSNIMFLPVIDLLNHDYNAKVEWFPVKPATATHPITANGFGLRVFCKHIEGCEIFNNYGPKSNEELLNGYGFVLENNINDTVALRLHVPLSTEELHRLLNFGVQLPVLEDYTTYAFDVRGNDTNSRQNGMDNDTRVQILVKEGSLFLINHDLPISYLKNMIRVFGSISSERPPNVLITMLEGCYLLRTALKMKLKKITASKHEQTPISNEEEDYKLNPYRKYCATVYYKSQIKLLKQAIKKVNKYYEILLKRNDPHVVTIQKLLTSEDFLKYLSYFKSKIKNQEMRNDEIMEQINEEYLFCLWINKTHLADKIEQEVCDQYSESASKIWREVEQNEIPLEEFTKAFAFFQSSSYENNNESILVLPLEI, from the coding sequence ATGAATGACCAATTGCAAAATCTGTTAGCATGGGCCCAGGATAAACATAATTGCCACATTCCATCAAATGTCAAGTTCCTGTATGATGATATAAAAGGAATTACATGTATATACAAAGGTGATGGAGAAGAAgcagaaaataaagatgaagACGAAATTTTGTGTGAAATTACTATACCTTATGAAATGATTTTGACAGCAGATAAAGCTGTAAAATACTTTCATTCCAGATGTttgaaatcttttttaactgaaaaaaatagtaatattaacGACAATTCGTTacttaaattttatatcgCTAAACTAAAATTTGGAaccaatttaataaaatgttcCGACGAAGGAGAGGAACAATTTATTCCATATATTGATGCACTGCCATTAAATCTTAATTGTCCATTAATATGGAATCCTTTGGAACTATCTTTGCTATTTTCAACCAATCTAAGACAATCTTGGAAATCTAATATAACAAATGTTTATAATGAGTggaaaaatgttattagCTGGTACAATAGAAGCTTTAAttcaaatgaaaatatcGAATATGATATAGAAACTAGTTCAATGGAGGATATATATCTGaaatatacttttaaattaaatccttcatcatcatcattttcttcttcttctaattCTATCATTACGTGGACCTCGTTTGAAGCTTTTTTGTGGGCTCATTTGATTGCCACCTCAAGAGCATTCCCTGAATACGTTATAAACAAGAATACTGACAACAACATTACTggaaataaatcaaatataatgtttttaccagttatagatttattaaatcatGATTATAATGCCAAGGTTGAGTGGTTTCCTGTCAAACCAGCTACTGCTACGCATCCAATAACTGCCAATGGTTTTGGGTTGCGAGTTTTCTGTAAACATATTGAAGGATGtgaaattttcaataattatGGTCCCAAAAGTAATGAGGAACTATTGAATGGATATGGGTTTGTTCTtgaaaataacattaaTGATACTGTAGCATTGCGTTTGCATGTTCCCCTTTCAACCGAAGAATTGCACCGGTTGTTAAATTTTGGTGTACAATTACCAGTACTAGAGGACTACACTACATATGCATTTGATGTTCGTGGTAATGATACTAACAGTAGACAAAATGGCATGGATAATGATACTAGAGTCCAAATTTTGGTGAAAGAAggttcattatttttaatcaatCACGATTTACCTATTTCATActtgaaaaatatgattCGGGTTTTCGGTAGTATTTCGTCTGAAAGACCGCCAAATGTTCTTATTACAATGTTAGAGGGATGTTATTTACTAAGAACTgctttaaaaatgaaattgaaaaaaataaccgCATCTAAGCACGAACAAACTCCAATTTctaatgaagaagaagattaCAAACTCAACCCTTATAGAAAATACTGTGCTACTGTCTATTATAAGTCACAGATTAAGTTATTAAAGCaagcaattaaaaaagtgaaCAAATATTACGAAATTTTACTAAAGAGGAACGACCCACATGTTGTTACAATCCAGAAGCTATTAACTTCTGAGGATTTTCTCAAATATTTAAgttattttaaatcaaaaataaaaaatcaagaGATGAGGAATGATGAAATAATGGAGCAAATTAATGAAgagtatttattttgtttgtgGATTAATAAAACCCATTTAGCAgataaaattgaacaaGAAGTTTGTGATCAGTATTCAGAAAGTGCTTCTAAAATTTGGCGAGAAGTAGAACAAAATGAAATACCTTTAGAGGAATTCACAAAAGCTTTTGCATTTTTTCAATCAAGTTCATATgagaataataatgaatcGATTTTAGTTTTACCACTTGAAATTTAG